tttatagtggccacctgtaaATAGTGGTCATCTTTTtagtctcccttgggtggccactacagacaggtttgactTGTACCTTGCACTTGGTCTAGTCCGTGGAGCAACATCAAGCCATGGATCTGATTTAAGCTACCTTTCCCATTCCTCAAAGATCAAACTGTGCTTTGTACTGCAAGAGCCGGTCCAAGGTGATACTGCCTCCGCCACAGACGATCACCACCACAGGGCCCAGGTTCTGGGGCAACTTGCCCTCTGCCTTTAGCTTGCCCAGGACGTCACTGTACACGCAGGCCAGGGTCGCTCCGCAGGCTGGCTCAACCAGGATGCGATGGTCATCTgagaaatgtcaaaaaaaaaatgttagaatgaCCAGATGTCATCATGATTTAAATTGGCAACAAGACAATGTGTATATCTTTTTTAATGTCTATTCTAATGATTCAATTTAATTCCGTACATCAAATATAAGCAGTGTAGTTGCCTTAAGTAACAGGATAGAAATATATTAAACACAGTTAACTCTGAAAGTGACTATGACATACAATGTTGAATTATTCCAATGCATCTGAGTACAATTGTATTACAGCAGTGCTCATTTTTCATCCACACTGCTGTGCTCTTCTCTCTTGGGGCCTCTGCTGAATATTGGTTATGCACTATGCATGCATCGCAAAATTTATAGAAATGCATATATTGTACCAGTATATCACACTAAAGCCCAGCAATTATGTAGctctttttaatgttttcattgactactaaacaaacaatatacagttgtaacaatacaagtgattataaagttgatatCAGATTACTGGTATTCAAATGGAGCTGagaatgttgaaaatgaaaaaagtttaGTACACAATCTGTCTATTTCTACAAAATCACACCAGTGCAGAAAAAGTTCCAGCCATATATGCTGTAAAATCAAATATATTAGTACAACATCATGTAGTTCTTCTGCaagtcttttttccccctcattttTACCTGCAAGGATGTATGATTTTGGTGCTTTATTTGTGGCTTTCATACATACTCTGTGGATACATGAGATTGCATGACTTCTGAAGTTTGTTCATTCCATATCTCTTCATGAAaacttaacaaaaataaaaacaacaacattttcttttcatggaaATTTTGCTGACTGGGTTATGCCAAATCCAAAAGTTAAACAATTCTCTGGAGTATTCATCAGATGTTTTTGAATTTGGCATATTTCTACTTCAGTTTGTACAAGTTTGAATAACTAAAGTGTACAATGTTGTTCAAGATAGGAATAACGAAATACATGCAACATCAAATAATGTGTCAGACAGATCACAAATCCCTACACTGGAGATAGTGTATTTTATATCAAGTTATATGATGTTTCTGTTAATCtgtaaaagaaaagcaaaagaacTCAAGCAAGCCTTAATATGGCACTAATAAATGATGTACATATGGCATACTTTCACACAGCAGagaagaaaatatacaaaagaatGACAGAAATGAAGTGATAGAATAAATACAGCAAGGTGCACACACAATGTAAGGCAGGTTGGCAAGGATGCATTTCACAAAAGTCACTGCTAAACAACAGTCTACATACAGGATAGAGCACATGCATTACACTCAAGGAACTATCAAATGGGTGACAAAACATTGACTCAatcagacctcccaacctttttgactgaaaaatagggatgattcAGCTCAAAAATCGGAAAGAAAAAGTAGTTCCCATTGGAGTACGTATGtagtaaaattatcaaaaaaaaaaaataataatagaaaaCTCCTCCTGAAACAAGAGCttggaatggtcaaaattcagaatCTTTTCTAAAAATTTAAAATGGTTTGGAGGTCTGCTAAATGCTGTGCTAGATGCTAGAAGAGGAATGCCTTATTCTAGTACAGACAAGTTTGAGGCACAATGTTAAGCACCAAAGAGGGATTAGAGATTCTCACAAGAGAATATACTACCAAACGCTGCTCGCTACCTACCCAACAACTGCATGCATGCCTCTACAGCAGCTTTGTCAGTGACCACATGTGAGATAATACTGTGCTGGCTGTTGAGCTCCAAGCAGTGTTGAGACACAGTAGCAGCCCCTAAGGTCTTGGCAATACTGGACAGCATACAGAGatagaggtgggggggggggggagggcagtgGCAAAGAACAGAGAAAAACCAGAGGGTTTGAGTTACAAGCTGAGAGCAATGTCTCAAAGCATTAGAAGCCAGGCTGAAGGGGAAGAATGAATGTATTAGGAGAATGCAGAGCTAAACAAATTATATTGTTTTCTGGTGATGAAGACATGTATTTGACTGTGATTAGGCTGTTTAATCTCAGATTATAAAGTTTTGAGTgcaatacagctgtatatgaaAACTGAAATTTGTGACAGATTAGATCAAACCAAGGGCGCAAAAATGAGTTAGACTGGTCAAAGCTGCAGGCAGGGGAGCAGCATCCAGTAATATGTAATACATACCTAAAATGCGTAGACAGCCATTAATGGCATCTTTGTCAGGAATGACGTGTGATATGATTGGGCACTCTTGTACGTATTTCAGACACTGGGAATTAACAGTGAGTGCACCGAGACATTTGCAGACACTGTATCGAGGAAAGAAAAAAGCTTAAACCTGGTAATTCTTTGTCTGTTAGACTACAAGTACACCACATCTTGAACTTCACTTTTGGTCATCCGTTACACTACAAAAAGCTCGATTactcactgatttttttttttcttcctataaCATCATATTAGCAGCAGACTTTCATgatctatcattattatttcatcacCACCTGGGAACAATGCCAGTGGCCACCAATTCTGATGTCCAAAAAACTATCCTATTTATCACTGATCCTACATTCAAACAGAAGCTATAACATTagctgtgtacattgtacaccacATGCTTGTTACTTGATACTTGTGACTTGATGAGGTTATTCCTCTTGCAACTCCAAGAAGCTATACTGGGATAAACTACACAATGTGTGTTGTGGGGAGGTGCAAAGGTGATGATCTCTATATTAGCAATAAAAAGAGTATGCGGTATGAGTAAATTTAGAGAAATCTTCCTTCAAAGGATAAGAGACTCAGTAGAAGGCTGCAAAGTTGTAATAGTGGGGTAATGATGTAACAATATTATAAAAAGATAATTATGGCATTATTTGGATCTTTTTCTCTGGGATAGACAAAGAGAAATAATTaccttctcctccccccccccaaaacacacacacaaatatgcagTAAATCTTATAAATTTACCTTGTGATATctaacgaacataaagtcgcacacactgattgtgcgtgaggactgaaaataagtgaaatgggtcaacctagccgaacttgactttttcatattttctgaaagagcaggtcttcttttacattatgctaaaatttggtatcataaaacaggcaggaaagtgtgttttttagcagtttatctcgaacatttttggtagaatagtgtgattaggtgtgtctttagaatccctttttcatttctgaaaatccttatccacactcttcactttcaactctaataacttttaaaaggatagtgctactgctttgaaagttggcattaattatagacagaatgtgttaatgaggcatgcttaatttcagtttaatttgataatcccttcattgttgttactcttgtggtttacttcctgttttttgtcccattcatcgcacagccagcacggtttggtaaagattaagtgcttgaatagacactgtacttcagagcctcttttctcagttcacacttttcctgagtttgtgctttctttccaatatttagataggttaggagagtccattcgatttgagttatacatcattttaaagcttaaggtcTGCTCTTGCAGAacatggtcttaactaaaaattcatgtctggcgactttttgtttgttttggggtgcagggtcacaaatttACCTTGTGATATCTGGCAAGGTGACAAGTTTCCCAGCTTTCACTGCAGCACTGAAGCTGTCTGCCCCaaatgtttccatggcaaccaccGGCACGTTGGCCCACCCAACCCTCTGCAGACCCTGTACCACCCCACACAGCAGGCCCCCGCCCCCGACGCAAGTAACCACCACGCCCGGCTTCTTTCCGCCAAGTTGCTCCTTCACCTCCTCCATCATGGTTTCATGACCTTCCCTGGTACATTAAACAAATTGAGGAAGACATTGAAAGTCATATACAGAGGACAGAACAAAGAATAGACGAGGATTCATGATGACAAATGATGTGTTGACTGAGGGGCAAAACAAATAACGTGTGCCCATTAAATGCATATATGTAGCTCTAGCATGTATTAAACATGCTGTATACCCACCTGCCTATATCATGAGACGTAGGATGTAACAATTGCGTGCTTGACCACCATATGCGGGGGCCCTCGTACACAGTTTTTGCTCCTCACCATGGCTTGATGTCTTTCAACTGGTGCAAAAGTATTTCCTTTCAACTTATCCCCTTCTCCTTTGATTTGCAATGCCatgtcattttgttatttttcaaaacatatttGTGAACAAGCTCTCTTGAAAGTCTGAAACCACTCAGTGAAATGACTGAAAATCATCAAACTCAAAGGATCAAAACTGTGTCAGAGAGCCTGGATGAGACAAGTCCTTTTCTCCATGCTTTCAATCCTATTTCTATCAACTCTCATGCATGTGACATCAGAGTAATATTAATcttaatttgattttcatttatttttttaattgattattatcattatgtcattaattcattaattaattcattcattcatttattcatttatttactatctatttatctctatTAATTATTTTTTGCTGCTATTGTCTGAATTACACTCACCAGACATCAGGATGGTCAAAGGGGTGGATGTAAGCAGCTGCGGGGTCCTCCTTCAATAGCTGGAGGGCTTTTTCATTTGCAAAGTCCCACACCTACAAGTGGACCATGTACATCAAGAACTCCATCTTTTATCATAATGCTAAGGATGTCGACGACAATgataaatacaattttcatcactcTAATCACTGCCATATTCATAATTACTATGATCACAGCAAATAATGGTACTTGAACTACTTGTGAAATAAATTTGCCGT
Above is a window of Diadema setosum chromosome 4, eeDiaSeto1, whole genome shotgun sequence DNA encoding:
- the LOC140227844 gene encoding L-serine dehydratase/L-threonine deaminase-like → MSAATNHQLHIATPLLESIPMSKLAGSPVYIKCENMQPTASFKIRGIGNRCKKAQEGGCTKIISSSGGNAGIAAAYAARQLGMGATVVVPESTPKFVAGKLEELGADVIVHGRVWDFANEKALQLLKEDPAAAYIHPFDHPDVWEGHETMMEEVKEQLGGKKPGVVVTCVGGGGLLCGVVQGLQRVGWANVPVVAMETFGADSFSAAVKAGKLVTLPDITSIAKTLGAATVSQHCLELNSQHSIISHVVTDKAAVEACMQLLDDHRILVEPACGATLACVYSDVLGKLKAEGKLPQNLGPVVVIVCGGGSITLDRLLQYKAQFDL